The following are from one region of the uncultured Hyphomonas sp. genome:
- a CDS encoding PAN/Apple domain-containing protein, translated as MRLIPLLAASSAIVLLAAPAFAETPSMKPDKPEPVKGQEVGIYRFGATYSVMPVETASACQMICADDAQCVTWSYVETFEGTEARCELKRGGGKARQDPLAISGVSPTLAAKFFPEPKPELEGGPGDE; from the coding sequence ATGCGCCTGATACCCCTTCTTGCCGCTTCAAGCGCAATTGTTCTGCTGGCTGCCCCGGCCTTTGCCGAAACGCCCAGCATGAAACCCGACAAGCCTGAACCGGTCAAAGGACAGGAGGTTGGCATCTATCGCTTTGGCGCCACCTATTCCGTCATGCCCGTTGAAACGGCCTCGGCCTGCCAGATGATCTGTGCAGACGATGCGCAATGCGTCACGTGGAGTTATGTCGAAACATTTGAAGGCACCGAAGCGCGCTGTGAACTGAAGCGCGGCGGCGGCAAGGCCCGGCAGGACCCGCTCGCAATATCCGGCGTCTCGCCGACGCTTGCGGCAAAGTTCTTTCCGGAACCGAAGCCTGAACTCGAAGGCGGCCCCGGTGACGAGTAA
- a CDS encoding DUF1491 family protein — protein MMDRLPTRLWIEALIRRAEVAGASGFIVQHGDDSRGDVLVKVARLDGTAAAYIPSMGMDGDRIFMNLAGQGIGPDERAVDEYVARARKRDSDLWVIEIEDRDGRHFLTEHVEEGA, from the coding sequence ATGATGGACCGCCTGCCTACACGCCTCTGGATCGAGGCCCTGATCCGCCGGGCTGAGGTGGCAGGGGCGTCCGGTTTTATCGTCCAGCATGGGGATGATTCCCGCGGCGACGTGCTCGTGAAGGTCGCGCGGCTGGACGGCACGGCGGCGGCTTACATCCCGTCAATGGGGATGGATGGCGACCGGATCTTCATGAACCTCGCCGGGCAGGGCATCGGCCCGGACGAGCGGGCTGTGGATGAGTATGTCGCCCGCGCCCGCAAACGCGACAGTGATCTTTGGGTCATTGAGATCGAAGACAGGGACGGGCGCCACTTCCTGACCGAACATGTCGAGGAAGGCGCCTGA
- a CDS encoding helix-turn-helix domain-containing protein: MSDFDPRKDEDRAYLAGALTAYALGLKPEEVLSGGRGSPAEARGRQVAMYLLRASLGMSLSRVAKAFSRDRSTVSHACHVIEDLRDDPDFDIWVEQLSVGLCSVAVLGGTSFEDARVACAG; encoded by the coding sequence TTGTCGGATTTCGACCCCAGGAAAGATGAAGACCGCGCCTATCTCGCCGGCGCCCTGACCGCTTATGCGCTCGGGCTGAAACCGGAGGAGGTGCTGAGCGGCGGGCGCGGCTCTCCTGCAGAGGCTCGCGGCCGCCAGGTTGCAATGTATCTGTTACGCGCAAGCCTCGGCATGAGTCTCAGCCGGGTCGCAAAGGCATTCAGCCGCGACCGCTCAACCGTGTCCCATGCCTGCCACGTGATCGAAGACCTGCGTGACGATCCGGATTTCGACATCTGGGTGGAGCAATTGTCCGTGGGCCTGTGCAGCGTGGCCGTTCTGGGTGGGACATCCTTTGAAGATGCGAGGGTGGCCTGTGCCGGGTAA
- a CDS encoding SufE family protein, whose product MSASMSIAETAADIREDFSWLDDWEARYAHIIDLGKANPPLEPDERTEETRVRGCASQVWLVTGWEDGKMVLRAESDAMIVSGLIALLVQLYSGASRDEILSFDAKSFLDEIGVSGALTAQRSNGLASMLTRIQDDAKALPAS is encoded by the coding sequence ATGTCAGCGTCCATGAGTATTGCCGAAACCGCTGCAGACATCCGTGAAGATTTCTCCTGGCTCGATGACTGGGAGGCGCGCTATGCGCACATCATCGATCTGGGCAAGGCAAACCCGCCCCTGGAGCCGGATGAGCGGACAGAGGAAACACGCGTCCGCGGCTGTGCCAGCCAGGTCTGGCTGGTCACCGGCTGGGAAGACGGCAAGATGGTCTTGCGGGCCGAGTCCGACGCCATGATCGTTTCCGGCCTGATCGCGCTGCTCGTCCAGCTCTATTCCGGCGCCAGCCGGGACGAAATCCTCTCCTTCGACGCAAAGAGCTTCCTGGACGAAATCGGCGTCAGCGGCGCACTGACGGCACAGCGCTCAAACGGCCTCGCCTCCATGCTGACACGTATTCAGGACGACGCGAAAGCTCTGCCTGCCTCCTGA
- a CDS encoding MucR family transcriptional regulator — protein sequence MSESHTGEQDQKSLVGYASKIVAAYVGNNTVVSDDLPDLIRLVHDTLLAIAGGEPDVLQLKPAVPVAKSVSDNFLICLEDGKKFKSLKRHLRTSYDMSPEEYRAKWQLPADYPMVAPGYSRQRSKLAKKMGLGRADN from the coding sequence GTGTCAGAGTCACATACGGGCGAGCAAGATCAGAAAAGTCTGGTCGGGTACGCCTCCAAAATCGTCGCTGCCTATGTCGGCAATAATACCGTCGTATCGGACGACTTGCCGGATCTGATCCGTCTCGTGCACGACACCTTGCTGGCGATTGCCGGGGGGGAGCCCGATGTGCTCCAGCTCAAACCTGCCGTGCCGGTTGCAAAATCTGTTTCAGACAATTTCCTGATCTGTCTGGAGGACGGCAAGAAATTCAAATCGCTGAAACGCCACCTGCGGACGTCCTATGACATGTCGCCGGAAGAGTACCGGGCGAAGTGGCAGCTGCCGGCTGACTATCCGATGGTGGCGCCGGGATATTCGCGCCAGCGTTCAAAGCTTGCCAAAAAGATGGGCCTGGGCCGCGCAGATAACTAA
- a CDS encoding ATP-binding cassette domain-containing protein: protein MAAPPLITLTDVRLSFGGKPLFTGVSFSLSKGERVALVGRNGAGKSTLMKIISERVEADSGDVWRQPGITFAAVAQEPDLAGFDTVLAYTSEGLDGTSYMAEAELMEFGVEADADPTTLSGGQLRRAALAKAFAADPDVLLLDEPTNHLDVPMIEQLEARLKSFNGVVLVVSHDRRFLENISTNTLWLRQGKVLKSPDGYVKFDEWAEQIEVEEERQLRRMTTHLKDEQHWLARGVTGRRKRNQGRLAKLKDLRTEHAQMRSALQDRKATADLSVDAGDSMSKKVIEARALTKTYEGPDGPFTLVNDLSIKILRGDRIGIIGPNGVGKTTLVKLLLGRIEPDSGSVKHSKTLQVTYQDQTRETLNPKDTIWEALAPNGGDSIMVQGRQRHVAAYAKDFLFAPDQLRQPVGALSGGERNRLALAIGLARPSNLLVMDEPTNDLDMQTLDLLEDMLLGYEGTLILVSHDRAFLDATVTSCLCPVGDGDWIITAGGWSDAQEQLKGFRRRGAEGTPKAEKPKTDNTQRPKPQTKLSFKDEHRQKELDALIPKLQAEIAKLEQDMADPDLYARDAEAFNKKSTRVGAAREELDMAEMEWLEIEEKRETLTR, encoded by the coding sequence ATGGCCGCGCCTCCTCTGATTACCCTTACCGATGTCCGCCTCTCCTTCGGGGGCAAGCCCCTATTCACCGGGGTCAGCTTCTCGCTGTCCAAAGGCGAGCGCGTCGCGCTGGTCGGCCGGAATGGCGCGGGCAAGTCCACGCTGATGAAAATCATCTCGGAGCGGGTCGAAGCCGATAGCGGAGACGTCTGGCGCCAGCCTGGCATCACCTTCGCCGCCGTCGCGCAGGAGCCGGACCTTGCCGGCTTCGACACCGTGCTCGCCTATACCAGCGAAGGCCTCGATGGAACGTCCTATATGGCCGAAGCCGAATTGATGGAATTCGGGGTCGAGGCAGACGCAGACCCGACCACGCTTTCCGGCGGCCAGCTGCGCCGGGCAGCCCTCGCCAAGGCGTTCGCGGCCGATCCGGACGTGCTGCTGCTGGACGAGCCGACCAACCATCTCGACGTGCCGATGATCGAACAGCTGGAAGCGCGCCTGAAAAGCTTCAACGGCGTCGTTCTGGTCGTCAGCCACGACCGGCGCTTCCTGGAGAATATCTCCACCAATACGCTGTGGCTGCGCCAGGGCAAAGTGCTGAAGAGCCCCGACGGCTATGTGAAGTTCGACGAATGGGCCGAACAGATCGAAGTGGAAGAAGAGCGCCAGCTGCGCCGGATGACGACGCACCTGAAGGACGAACAGCATTGGCTGGCCCGCGGTGTCACCGGGCGCCGCAAACGCAATCAGGGCCGCCTCGCAAAACTGAAAGACCTGCGCACGGAACACGCGCAGATGCGCTCTGCCCTGCAGGACCGGAAAGCCACGGCTGACCTCAGCGTCGATGCCGGGGACTCGATGAGCAAGAAAGTCATCGAGGCACGCGCCCTGACCAAGACCTATGAAGGCCCGGACGGCCCCTTCACCCTGGTCAATGATCTGTCTATCAAGATCCTGCGCGGAGACCGGATCGGCATTATCGGGCCCAACGGCGTCGGCAAGACAACGCTGGTGAAACTCCTCCTAGGCCGGATCGAGCCGGACAGCGGCAGCGTGAAACACTCGAAGACGCTGCAGGTCACCTATCAGGACCAGACGCGTGAGACGCTGAACCCGAAGGACACGATCTGGGAAGCCCTCGCCCCGAATGGCGGCGACTCCATCATGGTACAGGGCCGCCAGCGCCATGTCGCGGCCTATGCCAAGGACTTCCTGTTCGCGCCGGACCAGCTACGCCAGCCGGTCGGCGCGCTCTCGGGCGGGGAGCGCAACCGGCTTGCGCTGGCGATCGGGCTGGCCCGGCCATCGAACCTGCTGGTGATGGACGAACCGACCAATGATCTCGACATGCAGACGCTGGACCTGCTGGAGGACATGCTGCTCGGCTATGAGGGCACGCTGATCCTCGTCAGCCACGACCGCGCCTTTCTCGACGCCACCGTCACGAGCTGTCTATGTCCGGTCGGCGACGGCGACTGGATCATCACCGCCGGCGGGTGGAGCGATGCGCAGGAACAGCTGAAGGGCTTCCGTCGCCGGGGGGCGGAGGGTACTCCGAAGGCAGAAAAACCGAAGACAGACAATACACAACGCCCGAAACCTCAGACGAAACTCTCCTTCAAGGACGAGCATCGCCAGAAGGAACTGGACGCGCTGATCCCGAAGCTTCAGGCCGAAATCGCAAAGCTGGAGCAAGACATGGCAGATCCTGATCTCTATGCCCGCGACGCAGAGGCGTTCAACAAAAAGTCCACCCGCGTCGGGGCGGCGCGCGAAGAGCTCGACATGGCCGAAATGGAATGGCTGGAGATTGAGGAAAAGCGCGAAACGCTTACCCGATAA
- a CDS encoding TauD/TfdA family dioxygenase has protein sequence MAYSENETAFTQFEARRLSPAIGAELIGADLRNPTDVLVSEVRAALLRYQVVFFRDQDITRQQHIAFARKFGELEIHPATPKEQPDREVLRIAHGPNSRGIENSWHSDVTWREAPSLGSILRAIELPEVGGDTLFSNMVMAYEELDDGLKERLCQMTAVHDIARVFARRLNKDPTELHDKYPPMEHPVIRTHPETGQRLLYVNTAFTDHIKGMDRKESDELLKYLYSRAAIPEYQCRFRWAPGSLAFWDNRACQHYAASDYFPNIRIMERVTIAGDRPFFRAAA, from the coding sequence GTGGCGTATTCGGAGAATGAAACCGCTTTCACACAATTCGAGGCCCGACGCCTGTCGCCGGCCATCGGCGCGGAGCTTATCGGGGCAGACCTGCGAAACCCGACTGACGTGCTGGTGTCTGAAGTGCGCGCAGCGCTGTTGCGCTATCAGGTCGTGTTCTTCCGCGATCAAGACATCACCCGCCAGCAGCATATTGCCTTCGCCCGCAAGTTCGGAGAACTGGAAATCCATCCGGCCACACCGAAGGAACAGCCGGACCGCGAAGTCCTCCGCATTGCGCACGGGCCCAATTCGCGCGGCATCGAGAATTCCTGGCATTCCGACGTCACCTGGCGGGAGGCGCCGTCGCTTGGCTCCATCCTGCGCGCCATCGAATTGCCGGAGGTGGGCGGTGACACGCTCTTCTCCAACATGGTGATGGCCTATGAGGAACTCGACGATGGCCTGAAGGAACGCCTGTGCCAGATGACGGCGGTGCACGACATCGCCCGTGTCTTTGCCAGGCGTCTGAACAAAGACCCGACCGAACTTCACGACAAATACCCGCCGATGGAGCATCCCGTCATCCGCACCCATCCCGAGACGGGCCAGCGGCTGCTTTACGTCAACACGGCGTTCACGGACCATATCAAGGGTATGGACCGCAAGGAGAGCGACGAGTTGCTGAAATATCTCTATTCCCGCGCGGCGATTCCGGAATATCAGTGCCGTTTCCGCTGGGCGCCGGGCTCACTCGCTTTCTGGGACAACCGCGCCTGCCAGCACTATGCCGCCAGCGACTATTTCCCGAACATCCGTATCATGGAACGCGTCACCATCGCGGGCGACCGGCCGTTTTTCAGGGCGGCTGCTTAG
- a CDS encoding Na(+)/H(+) antiporter subunit D — protein sequence MPTMLASLNPGWVMIIAGVASLFITMRSVRQVVTIAAPLLALMLLVFAPQNTDLVTTHVLGLKMVLYRVDALNFIFSLAFLIAAILNGIYALHSDDRIQDGAALFYAGAAVAATLAGDLMTLFVFWELTAVSSVFLILRARTRAAYYAAMRYLGVQVLSGVLLLNGLAYVLKSRGNLSLEAFTDLSDPGVLFIFIAFGIKAAFPLLHNWLQDAYPKATVVGSVVLSVYTTKLAVYALARMFPGQDHLIWIGATMTVFPVFFAVIENDLRRVLSYSINNQVGFMVCGVGVGTPLAINGVAAHAFADIFFKGLLMMSMGAVLYRTGTVKASQLGGLHRSMPWTTVFCIIGAMSISAFPLFSAFVTKSMIISEVATAGYAVIFLMLMFASAGVLEHSGIKIPYYAFFGHDSGLRVKEAPFNMLLAMGIAAFISIFIGLPSSSDWFGHLWLYNLLPYREEAMGYSHHHLFSFEHILTMFQLLALAIFAFVLLKRVHAYPPEKRGVILDSDWTYRKVGYNLVKWAGTVWGKAGPAMTAAFFRLTRRAYNWIEAAFSPRGELARGGVLNGAMTIWTAALLGIVLLLSFMAVG from the coding sequence ATGCCGACCATGCTGGCAAGTCTCAATCCCGGATGGGTCATGATCATCGCAGGTGTCGCGAGCCTGTTCATCACCATGCGCAGCGTGCGCCAGGTGGTGACCATTGCCGCGCCGCTGCTGGCGCTGATGCTGCTCGTGTTTGCACCGCAGAATACCGATCTTGTGACGACGCACGTTCTGGGCCTGAAAATGGTGCTCTACCGTGTCGACGCGCTGAACTTCATCTTCAGCCTCGCTTTCCTCATCGCTGCCATTCTGAACGGTATCTACGCCCTGCATTCGGATGACAGGATCCAGGACGGCGCGGCGCTGTTCTACGCCGGGGCGGCCGTTGCCGCCACGCTGGCAGGCGACCTGATGACCCTGTTCGTGTTCTGGGAACTGACGGCGGTCAGCTCGGTCTTCCTGATCCTGCGGGCGCGGACCCGGGCGGCTTACTATGCGGCCATGCGGTATCTGGGCGTTCAGGTCCTGTCCGGCGTGCTGTTGCTGAATGGCCTCGCTTATGTGCTGAAGTCGCGCGGGAACCTGTCGCTCGAAGCCTTTACCGATCTGTCTGATCCGGGCGTGCTGTTCATCTTCATCGCCTTCGGCATCAAGGCGGCTTTCCCGCTGCTGCACAACTGGCTGCAGGATGCCTATCCGAAAGCCACCGTTGTCGGTTCGGTCGTGCTGTCGGTCTACACGACCAAGCTGGCCGTCTATGCGCTGGCCCGTATGTTCCCGGGGCAGGACCATCTGATCTGGATCGGTGCAACGATGACGGTCTTCCCGGTCTTCTTTGCCGTGATTGAGAACGATCTGCGCCGCGTGCTGTCCTACTCGATCAACAACCAGGTCGGCTTCATGGTCTGTGGTGTCGGCGTCGGCACGCCGTTGGCGATCAATGGCGTCGCGGCACACGCCTTTGCGGATATCTTCTTCAAAGGCCTGTTGATGATGTCGATGGGCGCTGTGCTCTATCGGACAGGTACGGTGAAAGCCAGCCAGCTGGGCGGCCTGCACCGGTCCATGCCGTGGACCACCGTGTTCTGCATTATCGGCGCGATGTCGATCTCGGCCTTCCCACTGTTCTCGGCCTTTGTGACCAAGTCGATGATCATCTCGGAAGTCGCAACGGCGGGCTATGCAGTGATCTTCCTGATGCTCATGTTTGCTTCGGCGGGTGTGCTGGAACACTCGGGCATCAAGATCCCGTATTACGCCTTCTTTGGCCACGACAGCGGCCTGCGCGTGAAGGAAGCCCCGTTCAACATGCTGCTCGCCATGGGCATCGCGGCCTTCATCTCGATCTTCATCGGCCTGCCGTCCAGCTCGGACTGGTTCGGGCACCTGTGGCTGTACAATTTGCTGCCTTATCGTGAGGAGGCGATGGGCTATTCCCATCACCACCTGTTCTCGTTCGAGCACATTCTCACCATGTTCCAGCTGCTCGCTCTGGCCATCTTCGCCTTTGTCCTGCTGAAGCGTGTTCACGCCTACCCGCCGGAGAAACGCGGTGTCATCCTCGACAGCGACTGGACCTACCGCAAGGTGGGCTACAACCTGGTCAAATGGGCTGGCACGGTGTGGGGCAAGGCCGGACCGGCGATGACGGCGGCCTTCTTCCGGCTTACCCGCCGGGCCTATAACTGGATCGAAGCGGCCTTCAGCCCGCGGGGCGAACTGGCCCGGGGCGGCGTCCTGAATGGTGCCATGACGATCTGGACGGCGGCGCTGCTGGGCATCGTCCTGTTGTTGTCCTTTATGGCTGTCGGCTAG
- a CDS encoding peptide chain release factor 3 yields MSHASEAARRRTFAIISHPDAGKTTLTENLLLAGGAIRAAGEVAARGEARRTTSDWMKIERDRGISVSASVMTFEFENLVFNLLDTPGHEDFSEDTYRTLTAADCAVMVLDAAKGIEPQTLKLFEVCRLRDIPIVTFINKMDREAQDPIALLDEVQEKLQLDTAPLYWPAASGQRFSGMVDLATNELIQFERRPGEAPRIGAAPRIAADEATLQANLDESVYGELAEGREMATGLLPEFDKEAFLGGHMTPVVFGSALRHFGVLELLRTLHAYAPPPRDQKAEKKGEPVTIHSGDKSVAGFVFKIQANMDPNHRDRVAFLRLCSGEFKRGMRLKTAGGKQLNIHNPMMFLAQDREIAETAYAGDVIGVPNHGQLRVGDSLSETGDIKFAGIPNFAPELLRRARVKDPMKAKHLRKALESLAEEGVTQLFKPAIGSDMIVGAVGQLQFEVMTERVAAEYNLEVVFEPAPYNVARWLSCDDPKVLEAFLDKNKSTSGTDLDDAPVYLAKNAWDVGYAQEKNPDIRFTATKERSL; encoded by the coding sequence ATGTCCCACGCTTCAGAAGCCGCCCGCCGGCGGACCTTCGCCATCATCTCACACCCTGACGCGGGCAAGACCACGCTGACGGAGAACCTGCTGCTGGCTGGCGGGGCCATCCGTGCGGCCGGGGAAGTGGCGGCGCGCGGTGAGGCACGGCGGACGACATCCGACTGGATGAAGATCGAGCGCGACCGCGGCATCTCCGTCTCGGCCTCCGTCATGACGTTCGAGTTTGAGAACCTCGTTTTCAACCTGCTCGACACGCCGGGCCACGAAGACTTTTCCGAAGATACCTATCGTACGCTGACCGCGGCCGACTGCGCGGTCATGGTGCTGGACGCGGCAAAAGGGATCGAGCCGCAGACGCTGAAGCTGTTTGAAGTCTGCCGCCTGCGCGACATTCCGATCGTCACCTTCATCAACAAGATGGACCGCGAGGCGCAGGACCCGATCGCCCTTCTGGATGAAGTGCAGGAAAAGCTGCAGCTGGACACGGCGCCGCTTTACTGGCCCGCTGCCAGCGGCCAGCGCTTCTCCGGCATGGTCGATCTTGCGACCAATGAACTGATCCAGTTCGAACGCCGCCCGGGCGAAGCGCCCAGGATCGGCGCCGCGCCGCGTATTGCGGCGGACGAGGCGACGCTTCAGGCAAACCTGGATGAGAGTGTCTATGGCGAACTGGCCGAAGGCCGGGAGATGGCCACGGGCCTGCTGCCGGAATTCGACAAGGAAGCCTTCCTTGGCGGGCACATGACGCCAGTCGTATTCGGCTCGGCCCTGCGCCATTTCGGTGTTCTGGAACTGCTCCGTACCCTGCATGCCTATGCCCCGCCGCCGCGTGACCAGAAGGCCGAGAAAAAGGGCGAGCCCGTTACGATCCACTCCGGTGACAAGTCGGTGGCAGGTTTCGTCTTCAAAATTCAGGCGAACATGGATCCGAACCACCGCGACCGTGTGGCCTTCCTTCGTCTGTGTTCGGGAGAATTCAAGCGCGGTATGCGCCTGAAGACCGCAGGCGGCAAACAGCTGAACATCCACAATCCGATGATGTTCCTGGCGCAGGATCGCGAGATCGCCGAGACGGCCTATGCGGGTGATGTGATCGGCGTACCGAACCATGGCCAGCTGCGCGTTGGCGACAGCCTGTCGGAAACTGGCGACATCAAGTTTGCAGGCATTCCTAACTTTGCGCCGGAATTGCTGCGCCGCGCCCGCGTCAAAGATCCAATGAAAGCAAAGCATTTGCGCAAGGCCCTCGAAAGCCTCGCGGAAGAGGGCGTCACCCAGCTGTTCAAGCCGGCCATCGGGTCCGACATGATTGTTGGTGCCGTCGGGCAGCTCCAGTTCGAAGTGATGACCGAGCGCGTGGCGGCGGAATACAATCTGGAAGTCGTGTTCGAACCTGCGCCTTACAACGTTGCGCGCTGGCTCTCATGTGACGATCCGAAAGTGCTGGAAGCGTTCCTGGACAAGAACAAGTCGACGTCCGGCACGGACCTGGACGATGCGCCGGTCTATCTCGCCAAGAATGCGTGGGATGTCGGCTATGCCCAGGAAAAGAACCCGGACATCCGCTTCACGGCCACGAAAGAGCGTTCGCTCTAG
- a CDS encoding PAS domain-containing protein, producing the protein MTKPNVFRGVTAVQRSLVEYWCRLGESNGVPRRESVDPGHLRSVLASISIVEFDESGAGRFRIAGSRLRDLLGFEARGRRIEDLAGTAAETYALGLSAAIDRAMPVGGVIETGHRLHAWLRLPLTGADGRINQVLCHDEELPSRHLLLTSPGGAAIHQKSNRHAA; encoded by the coding sequence ATGACCAAACCGAATGTTTTCAGAGGCGTAACGGCTGTCCAGCGCAGCCTTGTGGAATATTGGTGCCGTCTGGGCGAATCGAATGGCGTTCCCCGCCGAGAATCGGTTGACCCGGGACACCTGCGGTCCGTGCTGGCCAGCATTTCCATCGTAGAGTTCGACGAATCGGGGGCCGGCCGCTTCCGAATCGCCGGATCCCGCCTGCGCGACCTGCTCGGTTTCGAAGCCCGCGGTCGCCGGATCGAAGACCTTGCCGGCACAGCTGCGGAGACCTACGCGCTGGGGCTGTCTGCCGCGATCGACCGGGCGATGCCGGTGGGCGGCGTGATCGAAACCGGTCACCGGCTGCATGCCTGGCTTCGCCTGCCGCTGACCGGGGCCGATGGCCGGATCAATCAGGTGCTGTGCCATGACGAGGAACTCCCCAGCCGCCACCTGCTGCTGACATCGCCGGGTGGGGCCGCTATCCACCAGAAATCGAACCGCCACGCCGCCTGA
- a CDS encoding HAMP domain-containing sensor histidine kinase, producing MLPQKQRQRLRLIHLGWLAMVLAVACSILVSREKEALSFAWLGLAALPGLAGFLLLGPDRLLNQFAPSFLVITWTVFAAFALALSGAAMSPLAVLFVIAPLVALNLQNSDMAAEASIFGAGAYFVAILLSEIGTLPMGEAVPGFSSVARLLAFAALVICALLVWYLARSQEERAAADQVQPAEVSHPAKATIPVPAGSGVLLLDVMSDGMIRGADGDKLGLPAIGAGTLLRDVLDPATPPEMLQGASAMAGEATLVSGRKVGFCATPYEGGTHLVLIERPSQDDKTTTADAETQARDAVRQRTAFFASLGHDLKTPLNAIIGYADMMRHGVRGPLPEAYQDYPAIIHDSGQELLLMVEDMLDLARADAERYRLEPEPVDLSASAQSVVRQLENQAERAGVKLRLKTDEEVWAQADARAVRQIWQNLVSNAIKYSNSDSAVVLDAEISGNAAILSVTDKGAGMSEDDVRLALEPFSQGGNARGVKGTGLGLAVVKRFAEMHGGQIDIRSAPGKGTRVSVTLPRAQDSDIDPRDDAAQ from the coding sequence ATGTTGCCCCAAAAGCAGCGTCAGAGATTACGATTAATCCACCTTGGCTGGCTGGCCATGGTGCTTGCCGTTGCCTGCTCCATTCTCGTGTCACGCGAAAAAGAAGCATTGTCGTTCGCTTGGCTGGGGTTGGCAGCCCTGCCGGGACTGGCAGGCTTTCTGCTGCTTGGGCCTGACCGGCTTCTGAACCAATTTGCCCCGTCTTTTCTGGTGATTACGTGGACTGTGTTCGCTGCGTTCGCCCTCGCACTGAGCGGTGCAGCCATGTCTCCGCTGGCTGTTCTGTTCGTGATCGCGCCGCTTGTCGCGCTCAACCTGCAAAACTCCGACATGGCGGCTGAAGCGTCGATCTTCGGGGCCGGGGCGTATTTCGTCGCGATCCTGTTGTCCGAAATTGGGACTCTGCCGATGGGAGAGGCCGTTCCGGGCTTCTCCAGCGTTGCCCGGCTGCTGGCTTTTGCAGCGCTTGTCATCTGCGCGCTGCTCGTCTGGTATCTGGCCCGCAGTCAGGAAGAGCGCGCCGCCGCCGACCAGGTTCAGCCGGCCGAAGTGTCCCATCCCGCGAAGGCGACCATACCGGTTCCGGCCGGGTCCGGCGTTCTTCTTCTGGACGTGATGTCTGACGGCATGATCCGCGGTGCTGACGGCGACAAGCTTGGCTTGCCGGCGATCGGGGCGGGAACGCTGTTGCGCGATGTCCTTGATCCGGCCACACCACCTGAGATGCTTCAGGGGGCTTCTGCGATGGCGGGTGAGGCGACCCTTGTCAGCGGCCGCAAGGTCGGGTTCTGCGCCACACCCTATGAGGGCGGCACGCATCTGGTGCTGATCGAGCGCCCGTCACAGGACGACAAAACCACAACCGCCGACGCCGAGACTCAGGCGCGCGACGCCGTTCGCCAGCGCACAGCGTTCTTTGCCTCGCTGGGGCATGATCTGAAAACGCCTCTGAATGCGATCATCGGCTATGCCGACATGATGCGCCACGGCGTCCGCGGGCCGCTGCCGGAAGCCTATCAGGACTATCCGGCCATCATTCATGACAGCGGGCAGGAACTCCTCCTCATGGTTGAGGACATGCTGGACCTCGCCCGGGCAGATGCCGAACGCTACCGCCTTGAGCCGGAACCGGTGGACCTGTCCGCCTCCGCGCAGTCGGTGGTCCGCCAACTGGAAAACCAGGCGGAACGGGCCGGCGTGAAGCTGCGCCTGAAGACCGACGAGGAAGTCTGGGCGCAGGCCGATGCGCGCGCTGTTCGCCAGATCTGGCAGAACCTTGTGTCCAACGCGATCAAATATTCGAACAGCGACAGTGCCGTGGTGCTCGACGCCGAGATCAGTGGCAATGCGGCGATCCTTTCCGTGACGGACAAGGGCGCCGGCATGAGCGAGGATGATGTACGCCTCGCGCTGGAACCTTTTTCCCAGGGCGGAAATGCCCGGGGCGTTAAGGGGACCGGACTCGGCCTCGCCGTGGTCAAGCGCTTTGCGGAGATGCATGGCGGCCAGATCGACATCCGGTCGGCCCCCGGCAAAGGCACCCGCGTTTCCGTGACCCTGCCGCGGGCACAGGATTCGGACATCGACCCCAGGGACGATGCCGCACAATAG